A window of Chitinophaga sp. MM2321 contains these coding sequences:
- the proC gene encoding pyrroline-5-carboxylate reductase, producing MSAKKIAIIGGGNLGSAIAQGLLKSGFSKAEDLTVTKRNTGTLTALQEAGVKVISDNAAAISQAEVIVVALKPYNVREILQEFKSSFDPQKQILISVVTGVSIADLEHIIPGMAVVRAMPNTAIAIQESVTCICYKHTTEEQVRFVKTMFDQLGATVSIDEQLMDAATVLGACGIAYALRFIRANIQGGIEIGFDVRTASLIAAQTVKGAAELLIRENRHPEEEIDKVTTPKGCTIAGLNEMEHQGFSSSLIKGITASYNKITKG from the coding sequence ATGTCAGCCAAAAAAATAGCTATTATAGGTGGTGGAAATCTGGGATCGGCCATCGCTCAGGGATTGTTGAAAAGCGGCTTTTCAAAGGCAGAAGATCTCACGGTTACCAAGCGTAATACGGGGACACTCACTGCGCTACAGGAAGCGGGTGTAAAAGTGATTTCGGACAACGCCGCTGCTATCAGTCAGGCAGAGGTGATCGTAGTAGCGTTAAAGCCTTATAACGTCCGCGAAATATTGCAGGAGTTCAAAAGTTCTTTTGATCCCCAAAAACAGATCCTCATCAGCGTTGTTACCGGTGTGAGTATAGCGGACCTGGAGCATATTATTCCCGGTATGGCGGTGGTACGCGCTATGCCCAATACGGCCATTGCTATCCAGGAATCCGTTACCTGTATCTGTTATAAACATACAACGGAGGAACAGGTACGTTTTGTGAAGACCATGTTTGATCAGCTGGGCGCTACGGTGAGCATTGACGAGCAGCTGATGGATGCGGCCACGGTACTGGGCGCCTGCGGTATTGCCTATGCGCTGCGTTTTATCCGCGCCAATATCCAGGGTGGTATTGAAATCGGGTTTGATGTACGTACTGCCAGTCTTATTGCAGCACAAACAGTAAAGGGTGCGGCAGAATTGCTGATTCGTGAAAACCGTCATCCGGAAGAAGAAATTGATAAGGTAACAACCCCCAAAGGTTGTACTATAGCGGGATTGAATGAAATGGAACACCAGGGTTTCAGTTCTTCGCTGATCAAAGGGATTACAGCTTCTTACAATAAAATTACCAAGGGTTAA
- a CDS encoding histidine phosphatase family protein → MKTLLLIRHAKSSWTNPDMDDFDRPLNKRGKQNAPEMASRLITRGMVPELIIASPAKRTRSTAKIMADEWKYPKQAILLEEELYLCYASTFLKVITKIDDDFSAVAIFAHNPGITDFANYLTEEIRIDNVPTTGIFAIQADTDCWKDFDLAKKKFLFFDYPRNN, encoded by the coding sequence ATGAAAACACTACTACTCATCCGTCATGCAAAATCCAGCTGGACCAATCCGGACATGGATGATTTTGATCGACCGCTCAACAAACGGGGGAAGCAAAACGCCCCGGAAATGGCTAGCCGCCTCATTACACGGGGAATGGTACCGGAACTGATCATTGCCAGCCCGGCCAAGCGAACGCGCTCCACCGCCAAAATAATGGCGGACGAATGGAAGTATCCCAAACAAGCGATCCTGCTGGAAGAGGAACTTTATTTATGCTATGCCTCCACTTTCCTGAAAGTGATCACTAAAATTGATGATGATTTCAGCGCAGTAGCCATCTTCGCACACAATCCGGGGATCACTGACTTTGCTAACTACCTCACCGAAGAGATCAGGATCGACAATGTACCCACCACCGGCATCTTTGCCATCCAGGCAGATACCGATTGCTGGAAAGATTTTGATCTCGCAAAAAAGAAATTCCTCTTCTTTGACTATCCGCGCAATAATTAA
- a CDS encoding amidophosphoribosyltransferase — protein sequence MEKQHNRGQDGAGVATVKLDTEPGVPFMQRIRSAAPQAIGDVFSKIREEIHEIEKYQPEIIKYPGLLKGHVRFLGELLMGHLRYATQGKNNVELCHPFVRYNTIPARNLAMAGNFNLVNADELFKFVKAEPGEVHKNSDLAAMLETVHHFLSLEDEERRNGLDVKKILQQSFSMFDGGYHACGLIGSGDAFVIRDPHGIRPSYYYVNDDVIVAASERAAIRTSFNVGENEVLELMPGHALIVKNNGDYSIEQILEPKERKACSFERIYFSRGNDEKIYKERTALGRNLSGTVLKAIDNDLRNTIFSFIPNTAEVAFYGLLKGLEDYLNKIKVERILSWDKDFDEEKLSEMVNRRIRIDKIAIKDVKMRTFITEDSSRNEMVQHVYDITYGTVRPGIDSLVVIDDSIVRGTTLKESIVKMLDRLGPKRIIVVSSAPQIRYPDCYGIDMSKMGDFVAFQAAIALLKDHDKEHILQEAYGLCKELQRTNTLHAQNVVKNIYKPFTPEEISAKIAEILTPVGLKAKIEVIYQSIESLHEACPNNLGDWYFTGNYPTPGGNRVVNKAFMNFMEGKNERGY from the coding sequence ATGGAAAAACAACACAACAGGGGCCAGGATGGCGCCGGTGTTGCCACCGTGAAACTGGATACAGAGCCGGGCGTTCCATTTATGCAACGTATCCGCAGCGCAGCCCCGCAAGCCATTGGGGATGTGTTCAGCAAAATCCGCGAAGAAATACACGAAATAGAAAAATATCAGCCGGAAATCATCAAATATCCCGGCCTCCTCAAAGGACATGTAAGATTCCTGGGAGAACTCCTGATGGGTCACCTCCGCTATGCTACCCAGGGAAAAAATAATGTAGAACTCTGCCACCCGTTTGTACGCTATAATACTATTCCCGCCCGTAACCTGGCCATGGCCGGTAACTTTAACCTGGTAAACGCAGATGAACTTTTCAAGTTTGTAAAAGCAGAACCCGGTGAAGTACATAAAAACAGTGACCTGGCTGCCATGCTGGAAACCGTTCACCACTTCCTTTCACTGGAAGATGAAGAACGCCGCAATGGCCTGGATGTGAAAAAGATCCTCCAGCAATCATTCTCCATGTTCGATGGTGGCTACCACGCCTGCGGTCTTATCGGCTCCGGCGACGCTTTCGTGATCCGTGATCCGCACGGTATCCGTCCTTCCTACTACTACGTTAATGATGATGTGATCGTAGCTGCTTCCGAAAGAGCTGCCATCCGTACGTCCTTCAATGTAGGCGAAAATGAAGTACTGGAACTGATGCCCGGTCATGCACTGATCGTTAAAAACAATGGCGATTACTCCATAGAACAGATCCTCGAACCCAAAGAGCGCAAAGCCTGCAGCTTTGAAAGGATCTACTTCTCCCGCGGTAACGACGAAAAAATATATAAGGAACGTACTGCTTTAGGTCGCAATTTATCCGGCACGGTGTTGAAAGCCATTGATAATGACCTGCGCAATACCATCTTTTCCTTTATTCCAAATACCGCTGAAGTGGCCTTCTATGGCTTGCTGAAAGGATTGGAAGATTATCTTAATAAAATCAAGGTAGAACGTATCCTCTCCTGGGATAAGGATTTCGACGAGGAAAAGCTGAGCGAAATGGTGAACCGCCGCATCCGTATTGATAAAATAGCCATCAAGGATGTGAAGATGAGAACCTTCATTACAGAAGATTCCAGCCGTAATGAAATGGTACAGCACGTGTACGATATCACCTACGGTACGGTAAGACCGGGCATTGATTCCCTGGTTGTGATCGATGACTCTATTGTACGCGGTACCACCCTGAAAGAAAGCATCGTTAAAATGCTGGATCGTTTAGGACCCAAACGTATTATTGTTGTTTCTTCTGCTCCGCAGATCCGTTATCCGGACTGCTACGGTATTGATATGAGCAAAATGGGCGATTTTGTAGCCTTCCAGGCGGCGATTGCCCTGCTGAAAGACCATGACAAGGAACACATCCTCCAAGAGGCTTACGGCCTGTGTAAGGAGCTGCAACGCACCAACACGCTGCATGCCCAGAACGTCGTGAAAAATATCTACAAGCCATTTACACCGGAAGAAATCTCTGCCAAGATCGCCGAGATCCTGACGCCTGTTGGCCTGAAAGCAAAAATAGAAGTGATCTATCAATCTATAGAAAGCCTCCACGAAGCCTGCCCTAACAACCTGGGTGACTGGTACTTTACCGGTAATTATCCCACTCCGGGCGGCAACCGTGTTGTAAATAAAGCCTTCATGAACTTCATGGAAGGCAAAAACGAAAGAGGCTATTAA
- a CDS encoding peptidylprolyl isomerase, with translation MKKLLALSVGALLFGQATMAQQRLVADKIIGVVGDKIILKSDMDGALSDQQRNSVDGNLAPDAACLTMEMLISQKVMVLQAERDSLPLNDGDVEAQMENRIRYFEQLYGSKEKMKEITGYTVYQLRERFRQPIKEGLLAQAMRNKIVEPVKVTPSEVKRFFDAIPKDSLKFYESELEIGQIVIQPKATREMDQYAVDRLLDFKKRVQNKESDFGSLAILYSEDPGVKDNKGVYVLNRNDKNTWDPDFLAAAFRLKEGEISSPVKSQHGYHLIQMLKRQGDNVTVQHILVRSAVTKSDLAACMGKLDTIRTAILNNRYTFAEAVTKYSDAQTAKFDGGMLQSKTGDGSTLITIDQLDDPSERDIVLMLDTLKPGNISAPAQFTDENGRTSTRIVYLKTRTQPHRENLTDDYSRIQQRTLDIKRAEAINKWLIEKIPTFYVHVDNEYKDCQHISQWMASLAKQ, from the coding sequence ATGAAGAAACTTTTGGCATTATCTGTAGGTGCATTGTTGTTTGGGCAGGCCACTATGGCCCAGCAAAGACTGGTGGCAGACAAAATTATCGGCGTTGTGGGTGATAAGATCATCCTCAAATCCGATATGGACGGGGCGCTCAGCGATCAGCAGCGCAACTCGGTAGACGGCAACCTGGCTCCGGACGCAGCCTGTCTGACCATGGAAATGCTGATTTCCCAAAAGGTGATGGTGCTCCAGGCTGAACGCGACAGCTTACCGCTGAACGACGGAGATGTGGAAGCGCAAATGGAAAACCGTATCCGCTACTTCGAACAGCTCTACGGCTCCAAGGAAAAAATGAAAGAAATAACCGGCTACACCGTATACCAACTTCGTGAACGCTTCCGCCAACCCATCAAAGAAGGCTTGCTGGCACAGGCGATGCGGAATAAAATCGTTGAACCGGTAAAAGTAACTCCCTCTGAAGTAAAACGCTTCTTCGATGCTATTCCAAAAGATAGCCTCAAATTCTATGAGTCAGAACTGGAAATCGGTCAGATCGTAATACAGCCCAAAGCTACCCGCGAAATGGACCAATACGCCGTAGACCGCCTCCTGGACTTCAAAAAACGCGTACAGAATAAAGAATCCGACTTTGGCTCACTGGCTATCCTCTACTCTGAAGATCCCGGTGTTAAAGACAACAAAGGCGTGTATGTACTAAACCGCAACGATAAAAATACCTGGGACCCTGACTTCCTCGCCGCTGCTTTCCGTTTGAAAGAAGGTGAAATTTCATCTCCCGTAAAATCACAACATGGCTACCACCTCATCCAGATGCTGAAACGCCAGGGGGATAATGTAACCGTACAACACATCCTCGTAAGATCGGCCGTAACAAAATCCGATCTCGCCGCCTGTATGGGTAAGCTGGATACCATTCGCACAGCGATCCTCAACAATAGATATACTTTCGCGGAAGCAGTAACCAAATACAGCGATGCCCAGACGGCAAAGTTTGATGGCGGTATGCTCCAGTCCAAAACCGGCGACGGAAGCACGCTTATCACCATCGATCAACTGGATGATCCTTCTGAAAGAGATATCGTTTTGATGCTGGATACCCTGAAACCAGGCAATATCTCTGCACCAGCACAGTTTACAGATGAAAACGGCCGCACTTCTACGCGTATCGTTTACCTGAAAACCCGCACCCAGCCACACCGGGAAAACCTCACGGATGACTATTCCCGTATTCAGCAACGCACATTGGACATCAAACGTGCCGAAGCAATCAATAAATGGCTGATAGAAAAAATACCAACTTTCTACGTACACGTAGATAATGAATATAAAGATTGCCAGCATATTAGCCAGTGGATGGCGAGCCTCGCGAAGCAATAA